One genomic region from Esox lucius isolate fEsoLuc1 chromosome 24, fEsoLuc1.pri, whole genome shotgun sequence encodes:
- the LOC105030864 gene encoding LOW QUALITY PROTEIN: acetylcholinesterase (The sequence of the model RefSeq protein was modified relative to this genomic sequence to represent the inferred CDS: deleted 1 base in 1 codon; substituted 1 base at 1 genomic stop codon), whose translation MSTIQPYIILSLLAFSLLIAISAQVDDDLIVQTTQGRVHGTLLSVPLVDKSGHSWGFHMGNPPLGNCVSNLPNLQRDGEVYNMSLTTATPASNLWIHLYRVTLFGESAGSASVGLHLLSPGSRGLFKRAILQSGSPNAPWSVLTQLQAWDRSVALGRLLGCALAPSAVLEQCLQCLIVKQQFNILPVPSLIALPFTTSIDGDFLTDMPEVLLRKGQFLKKEVLIGLNKDEGTYFLTGTPGFNITSQSLISREDFLKGVELELPGWSEIMTEAAILQYTNWTDENIGAKNRDSLGQIVGDREFNCPVLEFTKRYTEHGGQARLXLFTHRPMARSSTNPWPAWMGVMHGYEIEIVFGKPLNSTLGYLEEEVVMSRRMMKYWANMARTGNPSIEKEDWPLFTLDLQEYITLNSAPPMIQRKLAANQCQLWTNFLPKLQNATGAM comes from the exons ATGTCAACCATTCAACCATACATTATCCTGTCGCTACTAGCGTTCAGCCTTCTCATTGCCATATCAGCTCAGGTTGATGATGACCTCATTGTCCAAACAACCCAGGGCAGGGTCCACGGGACTCTTCTTTCCGTACCTTTGGTGGACAAGTCAGGGCATTCCTGGGGATTCCATATGGGAAACCCCCCATTGGGAAATTGCGTTTCCAATCTCCCCAACCtgcagagggatggagaggtgtACAACATGTCACTCACTACAGCAACTCCTGCCTCCAACCTGTGGATACATCTTTACCGG GTGACGTTGTTTGGTGAGAGTGCAGGATCTGCATCTGTGGGTCTTCATCTCCTCTCCCCAGGCAGCCGTGGCCTCTTCAAAAGGGCGATACTGCAGAGCGGTTCCCCTAATGCTCCGTGGTCTGTCTTGACACAACTCCAGGCGTGGGACAGGTCTGTCGCCCTGGGTAGGCTGCTGGGTTGTGCCCTGGCACCTTCGGCTGTCCTGGAGCAGTGTCTACAGTGTCTAATCGTCAAGCAGCAGTTCAACATCCTCCCTGTTCCCTCACTCATAGCATTACCGTTCACAACCTCTATTGATGGAGACTTCCTAACAGACATGCCTGAG GTTCTCCTCCGGAAGGGCCAATTCCTGAAGAAAGAGGTGCTAATTGGTCTGAACAAAGACGAGGGGACCTACTTCCTGACTGGAACGCCAGGATTTAACATCACCAGCCAGAGTCTGATCAGTAGGGAGGATTTTCTGAAAGGGGTGGAGCTAGAGTTGCCCGGGTGGAGTGAGATCATGACGGAGGCAGCCATCCTCCAGTATACTAATTGGACAGATGAAAATATTGGGGCGAAGAATCGTGATTCACTTGGGCAAATCGTGGGAGACCGTGAATTTAACTGCCCTGTGCTGGAGTTTACCAAGAG GTACACAGAACATGGTGGTCAGGCCCGCCTTTAACTGTTCACCCACAGGCCAATGGCC CGCTCCTCCACCAATCCCTGGCCTGCGTGGATGGGTGTGATGCATGGCTATGAGATAGAGATTGTCTTTGGAAAGCCCCTCAACAGCACCCTGGGATATCTGGAAGAGGAAGTGGTTATGAGCAGGAGGATGATGAAGTACTGGGCCAACATGGCAAGAACTGG GAACCCAAGTATAGAGAAAGAAGATTGGCCACTTTTTACCCTGGACCTACAGGAGTACATCACCCTAAACTCTGCCCCTCCAATGATTCAAAGGAAGCTTGCAGCTAACCAGTGCCAGTTATGGACCAATTTCCTTCCCAAACTGCAGAATGCCACTGGGGCAATGTAA